A part of Roseitalea porphyridii genomic DNA contains:
- a CDS encoding DUF2852 domain-containing protein encodes MTQTALIRPAWTPATIGLMVLGFIVFWPLGLAMLAYILWGDRLEGFKGDVNRATDQMARSWGRCSRSATMSPRTGNVAFDDWREAELKRIEEERRKLDEMRQEFDDYLRELRRAKDQKEFDEFMAQRARDMDADADNGNGARGSSVPNVKGSDGL; translated from the coding sequence ATGACACAGACTGCGTTGATCCGTCCCGCCTGGACGCCGGCGACCATCGGCCTGATGGTGTTGGGCTTCATCGTGTTCTGGCCGCTCGGCCTTGCGATGCTTGCCTACATCCTGTGGGGCGACCGCCTTGAAGGCTTCAAGGGTGACGTCAACCGCGCCACCGACCAGATGGCCAGGAGCTGGGGCCGTTGCAGCCGTTCGGCGACCATGTCGCCGCGTACCGGCAATGTCGCCTTCGACGACTGGCGTGAGGCCGAACTCAAGCGGATCGAGGAAGAGCGCCGCAAGCTCGACGAGATGCGCCAGGAGTTCGACGACTATCTGCGCGAACTGCGCCGTGCCAAGGACCAGAAGGAATTCGACGAGTTCATGGCCCAGCGCGCACGCGACATGGATGCCGATGCCGACAACGGCAATGGCGCCCGCGGTTCCTCGGTGCCCAACGTTAAGGGTTCGGACGGCCTCTGA
- the trpA gene encoding tryptophan synthase subunit alpha has translation MSNRFDTLFARLTDEGRPALVTYFMGGDPDPDTSLAIMKALPGAGADIIELGMPFSDPMADGPAIQMAGQRALKAGQTLAGTIAMARAFRETDADTPIVLMGYYNPIYIYGVDRFLTDARAAGIDGLIVVDLPPEMDGELCLPALSAGVSFIRLATPTTDDKRLPAVLANTSGFVYYVSMTGITGSAIADTGAVAEAVKRIKGHTPLPVCVGFGVKTAEQAALIGRDADGVVVGTAIVNAIAGSLDGDGKATGDTVAAVSTLVRGLADGVRSARLEAAE, from the coding sequence ATGAGCAACCGTTTCGACACGCTGTTCGCACGCCTCACCGACGAGGGCCGGCCGGCGCTGGTGACCTATTTCATGGGCGGCGATCCCGATCCCGACACATCGCTCGCCATCATGAAGGCGCTGCCCGGGGCCGGCGCCGACATCATCGAACTCGGCATGCCCTTCTCCGACCCGATGGCGGACGGGCCGGCGATCCAGATGGCCGGTCAGCGCGCCCTCAAGGCCGGGCAGACGCTCGCCGGAACGATCGCCATGGCGCGCGCCTTCCGGGAAACCGACGCCGACACGCCGATCGTGCTGATGGGCTATTACAACCCGATCTACATCTACGGCGTCGACCGCTTCCTGACCGATGCCAGGGCCGCCGGCATCGACGGGCTGATCGTCGTCGACCTGCCGCCGGAGATGGACGGGGAGCTGTGCCTGCCGGCGCTTTCCGCCGGCGTCAGCTTCATCCGCCTCGCCACGCCGACCACCGACGACAAGCGCCTGCCGGCCGTGCTCGCCAACACGTCGGGCTTTGTCTATTATGTCTCGATGACCGGCATCACCGGCTCTGCCATCGCCGACACCGGCGCGGTCGCCGAGGCGGTCAAGCGCATCAAGGGCCACACGCCGCTTCCGGTCTGCGTCGGCTTCGGCGTCAAGACGGCCGAACAGGCCGCGCTGATCGGCCGTGACGCCGATGGCGTCGTGGTCGGCACGGCCATCGTCAACGCCATTGCCGGCTCGCTGGACGGCGACGGCAAGGCGACGGGCGACACGGTGGCGGCGGTTTCCACGCTGGTGCGCGGCCTGGCCGACGGCGTGCGCTCGGCGCGCCTTGAAGCAGCCGAATAG
- a CDS encoding benzoate/H(+) symporter BenE family transporter, giving the protein MRLTTLSSALVASFVGFGGTMALVLGAAQSVGATEAQTASWITAIAIAVALETLILSVWFRMPIIAAWSIAGLALVTASTGYTMNEAVGAFVAAGLLTVATGLFRPLMRAVEAIPGAISAGMLGGILLPFVVAGAQAATVDPAFILPLAAGFFVLRVWDAQLAVIGVLFAGVGWALLGGMADAPIAVEMSALTFTMPEISVGSFFGLAVPLYIVTMASQNLPGLAVLRADGYRPPAGPVIAVTGIGSTLTGFAGASSTNLAAVTAAICTGPDAHPDPERRWATGVWYGLIYCVFAVFGASLVALVATLPEALIALVLGIALLGPLANSTRIAVADEKDRIAAMTTFAVTASGIVFFGIGAAFWGLLMGLAVHFLSRLRG; this is encoded by the coding sequence TTGCGGCTGACCACCCTGTCCTCGGCGCTCGTCGCCTCCTTCGTCGGCTTCGGCGGCACGATGGCGCTGGTGCTCGGCGCGGCGCAATCGGTCGGCGCGACCGAGGCGCAGACGGCAAGCTGGATCACCGCGATCGCCATCGCCGTGGCGCTCGAGACGTTGATCCTGTCGGTCTGGTTCCGCATGCCGATCATCGCGGCGTGGTCGATCGCCGGCCTTGCGCTTGTGACGGCGAGCACCGGCTACACCATGAACGAAGCGGTCGGCGCGTTCGTCGCCGCCGGCCTGCTGACCGTCGCCACCGGCCTGTTCCGGCCGCTGATGCGGGCCGTCGAGGCGATCCCCGGCGCGATCTCGGCGGGCATGTTGGGCGGCATCCTGTTGCCTTTCGTCGTCGCAGGCGCGCAGGCCGCGACGGTCGATCCGGCCTTCATCCTGCCGCTGGCGGCGGGCTTCTTCGTGTTGCGGGTCTGGGATGCCCAGCTTGCGGTGATCGGGGTGCTTTTCGCCGGGGTGGGGTGGGCCCTCCTCGGCGGCATGGCCGACGCGCCGATCGCCGTCGAGATGTCGGCGCTGACCTTCACCATGCCGGAAATCTCGGTCGGCTCGTTCTTCGGCCTCGCGGTGCCGCTCTATATCGTCACCATGGCCTCGCAGAACCTGCCGGGGCTCGCCGTGCTGCGCGCCGACGGCTATCGCCCGCCGGCCGGCCCGGTCATCGCGGTGACCGGGATCGGCTCGACATTGACCGGCTTCGCCGGCGCTTCGTCGACCAATCTCGCCGCCGTCACGGCGGCCATCTGCACCGGCCCGGACGCCCATCCCGACCCGGAAAGACGCTGGGCCACCGGCGTCTGGTACGGGCTGATCTACTGCGTGTTCGCCGTCTTCGGCGCCTCGCTGGTCGCCCTGGTCGCGACCCTGCCCGAGGCTCTGATCGCCCTCGTGCTCGGCATCGCGCTTCTGGGCCCGCTCGCCAACTCCACCCGCATCGCCGTCGCCGACGAAAAGGACCGCATCGCGGCCATGACGACCTTCGCCGTCACCGCGTCGGGGATCGTCTTCTTCGGCATCGGCGCGGCCTTCTGGGGGCTCCTCATGGGGCTGGCGGTGCATTTTCTTTCGCGCCTAAGGGGCTGA
- the trpB gene encoding tryptophan synthase subunit beta, translating to MNKPLEPNSFRTGPDDQGMFGIFGGRFVAETLMPLILDLEEKWSEAKNDPAFHAELAELGKHYTGRPSPLYFAERLTEHLGGAKIYFKRDELNHTGSHKINNCLGQILLARRMGKTRIIAETGAGQHGVASATVCARFGFPCHVYMGATDIERQAPNVFRMKLLGAEVTPVTSGHGTLKDAMNEALRDWVTNVESTYYIIGTAAGPHPYPEMVRDFQSVIGEETKQQIMEAEGRLPDMLVAAVGGGSNAIGLFHPFLDDRNVQMVGVEAGGKGLDTDEHCASLTAGSPGVLHGNRTYLLQDGDGQIEEGHSISAGLDYPGIGPEHSWLKETSRVDYVPATDDEALEAFQLLSKIEGIIPALEPSHALAEVIKRAPKMGKDQIIVMNLCGRGDKDVFAVGKRLGFEM from the coding sequence ATGAACAAGCCGCTCGAACCCAATTCCTTCCGCACCGGACCGGACGATCAGGGCATGTTCGGCATCTTCGGTGGCCGCTTCGTCGCCGAGACGCTGATGCCGCTGATCCTCGATCTGGAGGAGAAGTGGAGCGAGGCGAAGAACGATCCGGCCTTCCATGCCGAACTCGCCGAACTCGGCAAGCACTATACCGGCCGGCCCTCGCCGCTCTATTTCGCCGAACGGCTGACCGAGCATCTGGGCGGCGCGAAGATCTACTTCAAGCGCGACGAGCTCAATCACACCGGCTCGCACAAGATCAACAATTGCCTGGGCCAGATCCTGCTCGCCAGGAGAATGGGCAAGACGCGGATCATCGCCGAGACCGGCGCCGGCCAGCACGGGGTGGCTTCGGCCACCGTGTGCGCGCGTTTCGGCTTTCCGTGCCATGTCTATATGGGCGCCACCGACATCGAGCGGCAGGCGCCGAACGTGTTCCGCATGAAGCTGCTCGGCGCCGAGGTGACGCCGGTCACCTCCGGCCATGGCACGCTCAAGGACGCCATGAACGAGGCGCTGCGCGACTGGGTCACCAACGTCGAGAGCACCTATTACATCATCGGCACGGCGGCGGGCCCGCATCCCTATCCGGAAATGGTGCGCGACTTCCAGTCGGTGATCGGCGAGGAGACGAAGCAGCAGATCATGGAGGCCGAGGGCCGGCTGCCGGACATGCTCGTCGCCGCCGTTGGTGGCGGCTCGAACGCAATCGGCCTGTTCCACCCCTTCCTCGACGACCGCAACGTGCAGATGGTCGGCGTGGAGGCGGGCGGCAAGGGCCTCGATACGGACGAGCATTGCGCCTCGCTGACCGCCGGTTCGCCCGGCGTGCTGCACGGCAATCGCACCTACCTGCTGCAGGATGGCGACGGGCAGATCGAGGAAGGCCATTCGATCTCGGCCGGGCTCGACTATCCCGGCATCGGGCCCGAACATTCCTGGCTCAAGGAGACAAGCCGGGTCGACTATGTGCCGGCGACCGATGACGAAGCGCTCGAAGCCTTCCAACTCCTGTCGAAGATCGAGGGCATCATTCCGGCGCTCGAACCGAGCCACGCGCTGGCCGAGGTGATCAAGCGCGCGCCGAAGATGGGCAAGGACCAGATCATCGTGATGAATCTGTGCGGCCGCGGCGACAAGGACGTGTTCGCGGTCGGCAAGCGGCTCGGCTTCGAGATGTGA
- the rplT gene encoding 50S ribosomal protein L20 — translation MARVKRGVTAHAKHKKVLKSAKGYYGRRKNTIRVAKQAVEKADQYAYRDRKARKRNFRSLWIQRINAAAREHGLTYGRLIDGLNKAGVEIDRKVLSDMAIHEPAAFAAVAEKAKSELAYLKNTTPGAFEAAVR, via the coding sequence ATGGCACGCGTCAAACGCGGCGTGACCGCACACGCCAAGCACAAGAAGGTTCTGAAGAGCGCCAAGGGCTATTACGGCCGGCGCAAGAACACCATCCGGGTGGCCAAGCAGGCCGTCGAGAAGGCCGACCAGTACGCCTATCGCGACCGCAAGGCCAGAAAGCGCAATTTCCGCTCGCTGTGGATCCAGCGCATCAACGCCGCCGCCCGCGAGCATGGCCTGACCTATGGTCGGCTGATCGACGGGCTGAACAAGGCCGGCGTCGAGATCGACCGCAAGGTGCTCTCGGACATGGCAATCCACGAGCCGGCCGCGTTCGCCGCGGTCGCCGAGAAGGCCAAGTCCGAACTGGCCTACCTCAAGAACACCACGCCCGGCGCATTTGAGGCCGCTGTCCGCTAG
- a CDS encoding class I SAM-dependent DNA methyltransferase, translated as MNADAPKRFLDKAYSVRSDEETRALYDRWAEVYDEELSENDYRQPQRCAEALAALVPPRSGTEVLDVGCGSGLSGIALHAAGYGVIDGCDFSTGMLEKARLSGAYRRLFEADLNAPPLDAPDAAYDAATCVGVFSFGHVMPDALDDILRVVRAGGGLVIGLNDKFYQDGALTAKLDRLERDGRIADRKDVHGEHIVGTGLTGWVISARKAA; from the coding sequence ATGAACGCCGACGCACCCAAACGCTTTCTCGACAAGGCCTATTCGGTCCGATCGGACGAGGAGACGCGCGCGCTCTATGATCGCTGGGCGGAAGTCTATGACGAGGAACTGTCCGAGAACGACTACCGTCAGCCACAGCGCTGCGCCGAGGCGCTCGCTGCCCTGGTGCCGCCGCGGTCCGGGACCGAAGTGCTGGACGTCGGCTGCGGTTCGGGCCTGTCAGGCATTGCCCTGCACGCGGCCGGCTACGGGGTGATCGACGGCTGCGACTTCTCGACCGGAATGCTCGAGAAGGCACGCCTTTCGGGCGCCTACCGCCGCCTGTTCGAGGCCGACCTGAACGCCCCGCCGCTCGACGCGCCCGATGCCGCCTATGACGCGGCGACGTGCGTGGGGGTGTTCTCCTTCGGCCATGTCATGCCCGATGCGCTCGACGACATACTGCGGGTCGTCAGGGCCGGCGGCGGGCTGGTCATCGGCCTGAACGACAAGTTCTACCAGGACGGCGCGCTGACGGCGAAGCTCGATCGGCTCGAGCGCGACGGGCGCATCGCCGACCGTAAGGATGTCCATGGAGAGCATATCGTCGGCACGGGCCTGACCGGCTGGGTGATCTCGGCGCGCAAGGCGGCCTGA
- a CDS encoding M48 family metallopeptidase, whose protein sequence is MLQGFARFRRDAPPRPDSHEVAGRTLPLAIVENPRAKRLTLRIQPGDRGLKVTVPPGMAQAEIDRFLARQQDWLTHKLAAMPDRPQVRPGIKLPVGGVNHLIVHEPGRGVTAPRAGADGPELVVRGPAEHLPRRVADFLRKQAKAEIEPLVARHTAAVGKPARAVRYKDTVSRWGSCSSEGNLSFSWRIAMAPPAVINYLVAHEVAHLREMNHGPRFWALCNELCPDTDRCKAWLKRNGSKLQAIVF, encoded by the coding sequence ATGCTTCAGGGGTTCGCACGTTTTCGCCGCGATGCGCCGCCACGGCCCGACAGCCACGAGGTGGCCGGCCGGACGCTGCCGCTCGCCATTGTCGAGAACCCCCGCGCCAAGCGTCTCACGCTCAGGATCCAGCCCGGCGACCGGGGCCTGAAGGTGACCGTGCCACCCGGCATGGCGCAGGCCGAGATCGACCGTTTCCTCGCACGACAGCAGGACTGGCTGACCCACAAGCTCGCCGCCATGCCCGACCGTCCGCAGGTGCGGCCCGGAATCAAGCTGCCCGTTGGCGGCGTCAACCATTTGATCGTCCATGAACCGGGGCGTGGCGTGACTGCCCCGCGCGCCGGTGCGGACGGGCCCGAACTCGTCGTGCGTGGTCCGGCCGAGCATTTGCCGCGCCGGGTGGCGGACTTTCTCAGGAAGCAGGCGAAGGCCGAGATCGAGCCGCTCGTCGCGCGCCACACGGCCGCGGTCGGCAAGCCGGCCCGCGCGGTGCGCTACAAGGACACGGTCAGCCGCTGGGGCTCGTGCTCGTCGGAGGGCAATCTGTCCTTTTCCTGGCGCATCGCCATGGCGCCGCCGGCGGTCATCAACTACCTCGTCGCGCACGAGGTGGCCCATCTGCGCGAGATGAACCACGGACCGCGCTTCTGGGCGCTGTGCAACGAGCTTTGCCCCGACACCGATCGCTGCAAGGCTTGGCTGAAACGCAACGGCTCGAAGCTGCAGGCGATCGTCTTCTGA
- the pheS gene encoding phenylalanine--tRNA ligase subunit alpha, giving the protein MSETASDDLSELERDLMADIAAASDEAAIEQVRVAAIGKKGAVSERMKTLGRMSPEERQVMGPALNGLKARVTEAIADRKAELRAAAIEARLAEETVDVTLPVRPSPVETGRIHPITQVVDEITAICADMGFAIAEGPDIETDYYNFTALNFPPDHPAREMHDTFFLAPGEDGERKVLRTHTSPVQMRTMEAQKPPIRVAIPGKTYRHDSDATHTPMFHQLEALVVDEVTTVAHLKWTIETFCKAFFEVDEVAMRYRPSYFPFTEPSLEVDIQCDRSRPGEVRFGEGNDWMEILGCGMVHPNVLRAGGLDPDVYQGFAWGIGIDRLAMLKYGMPDLRAFFDADVRWLSHYGFRPLDMPTLFGGLSR; this is encoded by the coding sequence ATGAGCGAAACCGCTTCCGATGACCTTTCGGAGCTGGAACGGGACCTGATGGCCGACATTGCCGCCGCATCCGACGAGGCGGCGATCGAACAGGTGCGCGTCGCCGCCATCGGCAAGAAGGGCGCGGTCTCCGAGCGGATGAAGACGCTCGGAAGGATGAGCCCGGAAGAGCGGCAGGTGATGGGTCCGGCGCTGAACGGGCTGAAGGCGCGCGTGACCGAGGCGATCGCCGACCGGAAGGCCGAACTGCGTGCCGCCGCCATCGAGGCGAGGCTGGCCGAGGAGACCGTCGACGTCACCCTGCCGGTGCGGCCATCGCCCGTCGAGACCGGCCGCATCCACCCGATCACCCAGGTGGTCGACGAGATCACCGCGATTTGCGCGGACATGGGCTTTGCCATCGCCGAAGGGCCGGACATCGAGACGGACTATTACAACTTCACCGCGCTCAACTTCCCGCCCGACCATCCGGCGCGCGAAATGCACGACACCTTCTTCCTCGCGCCGGGCGAGGATGGCGAGCGCAAGGTGCTGCGCACGCACACATCGCCCGTTCAGATGCGCACGATGGAAGCGCAGAAGCCGCCAATCCGTGTCGCCATTCCGGGCAAGACCTATCGGCACGATTCGGACGCCACCCACACGCCCATGTTCCACCAGCTCGAAGCACTGGTGGTCGACGAGGTGACGACGGTCGCGCATCTGAAATGGACCATCGAAACGTTCTGCAAGGCGTTCTTCGAGGTGGACGAGGTCGCCATGCGTTACCGGCCGTCCTACTTCCCGTTCACCGAACCGAGCCTCGAGGTCGACATCCAGTGCGACCGGTCAAGGCCCGGCGAGGTACGCTTCGGCGAGGGCAATGACTGGATGGAGATCCTTGGCTGCGGCATGGTCCATCCGAATGTGCTGCGCGCCGGCGGGCTCGATCCGGACGTCTATCAGGGCTTTGCCTGGGGCATCGGCATCGATCGCCTGGCAATGCTGAAGTACGGCATGCCGGACCTGCGCGCGTTCTTTGACGCCGACGTGCGCTGGCTCAGCCATTACGGCTTCCGCCCGCTCGACATGCCGACGCTGTTCGGAGGGCTGAGCCGGTGA
- the infC gene encoding translation initiation factor IF-3 — translation MRRPFRAPPPQKSGPPANDDIREPEVQLIDSDGNNRGVTETRDARRMADEAGLDLVLISPNAKPPVAKILDLGKLKYEQQKKAAAARKKQKTVEVKEVKMRPNIDTHDYEVKMKAVKRFFEEGDKVKVTLRFRGREMAHQQLGMQLLQRVREEVQDISKVEAEPKLEGRQMMMVLAPK, via the coding sequence ATTCGCAGACCATTCAGAGCGCCCCCGCCCCAGAAATCCGGTCCCCCTGCCAATGACGACATTCGCGAACCTGAAGTTCAGCTGATCGATTCCGATGGCAACAACAGGGGTGTGACCGAAACGCGTGATGCAAGGCGCATGGCCGACGAGGCCGGCCTCGATCTCGTTCTCATATCTCCCAACGCCAAGCCGCCTGTCGCCAAGATCCTCGATCTGGGCAAGCTCAAATACGAGCAGCAGAAGAAGGCCGCCGCCGCCCGCAAGAAACAGAAGACCGTCGAGGTCAAGGAAGTGAAGATGCGGCCGAACATCGACACCCACGACTACGAGGTGAAGATGAAGGCGGTCAAACGCTTCTTCGAGGAGGGCGACAAGGTGAAGGTGACGTTGCGCTTCCGCGGCCGCGAGATGGCCCACCAGCAGCTCGGCATGCAGCTTCTGCAACGCGTGCGCGAGGAGGTGCAGGACATTTCCAAGGTCGAGGCCGAACCGAAGCTGGAAGGCCGTCAGATGATGATGGTGCTTGCGCCGAAATAG
- a CDS encoding ArsC/Spx/MgsR family protein, with amino-acid sequence MIRASGAEPEVIEYLKTPPGRDRLVELIAATGLPVRDVLRRKGTPYDELGLDDPKWTDDQLIDFMVEHPILMNRPFVVTPLGTVLARPSEKVLEVLPDAEKVGTFTKEDGEVVHAVGGKRQ; translated from the coding sequence ATGATCCGCGCGTCGGGCGCCGAGCCCGAAGTGATCGAATACCTGAAGACGCCGCCTGGGCGCGACAGGCTGGTCGAACTGATCGCGGCCACCGGCCTTCCGGTGCGCGACGTGCTGCGCCGCAAGGGCACCCCCTATGACGAACTGGGTCTCGACGATCCGAAATGGACCGACGACCAGCTCATCGACTTCATGGTCGAACACCCGATCCTGATGAACCGGCCGTTCGTCGTCACGCCGCTTGGCACCGTGCTGGCCCGGCCTTCCGAAAAGGTGCTCGAGGTGCTGCCCGATGCCGAAAAGGTCGGCACCTTCACCAAGGAGGATGGCGAGGTGGTCCACGCGGTCGGGGGGAAACGCCAATGA
- the rpmI gene encoding 50S ribosomal protein L35 — translation MPKLKTKASVKKRFKLTATGKVKYTPMGKRHGMIKRSNKFIRDARGMDTLSEPAGRIVKKHMPYGG, via the coding sequence ATGCCCAAACTGAAGACCAAGGCTTCGGTCAAGAAGCGTTTCAAGCTGACCGCCACGGGCAAGGTGAAATACACCCCGATGGGCAAGCGGCACGGCATGATCAAGCGGTCCAACAAGTTCATCCGCGACGCGCGCGGCATGGACACGCTGTCCGAACCGGCCGGCAGGATCGTCAAGAAACACATGCCCTATGGCGGCTGA
- a CDS encoding alpha/beta hydrolase, which translates to MDIQRLDVDGAPIAVRHRDGGAPGFVWLGGYRSDMDGTKAVELDRWCGERGLACTRFDYSGHGQSGGDFRDGTISRWLGEAMAVVDAFARKPVILVGSSMGAWIALRMVQELNTGLQSDPVAGLLLLAPAPDFTSELHEPHLTDAQRRDLDEKGFFAEPTPYGPDPNIFTRALFEDGRENRVMTDPIDTFCPVHIIQGQADPDVPWQHAQRLFELLSKDDAVIGYVKDGDHRLSRPQDIALIVKAAGALADQVGAR; encoded by the coding sequence ATGGACATTCAGCGGCTCGACGTCGACGGCGCCCCCATCGCCGTTCGCCATCGTGACGGCGGGGCGCCGGGCTTCGTCTGGCTGGGTGGCTACCGCTCCGACATGGACGGCACCAAGGCGGTCGAACTCGATCGCTGGTGCGGCGAACGGGGCCTGGCCTGCACGCGGTTCGACTATTCCGGTCACGGCCAGTCGGGCGGCGACTTCAGGGACGGAACGATCTCGCGCTGGCTCGGCGAAGCGATGGCGGTCGTCGACGCGTTCGCGCGCAAACCGGTCATTCTTGTCGGCTCGTCGATGGGCGCCTGGATCGCGCTGCGCATGGTCCAGGAGCTGAACACGGGCCTCCAGAGCGACCCGGTCGCCGGCCTGTTGCTGCTGGCGCCCGCGCCCGACTTCACCTCGGAGCTGCACGAGCCGCACCTGACCGATGCGCAGCGGCGCGATCTCGACGAGAAGGGGTTCTTCGCCGAGCCGACACCCTATGGACCCGATCCGAACATCTTCACCCGGGCGCTGTTCGAGGACGGCCGCGAGAACCGCGTCATGACCGACCCGATCGACACGTTCTGCCCGGTGCACATCATTCAGGGGCAGGCCGATCCGGACGTTCCGTGGCAGCACGCCCAGCGCCTGTTCGAGCTTCTGTCGAAGGACGATGCGGTGATCGGCTACGTCAAGGACGGTGACCACCGCCTGTCGCGGCCGCAGGACATCGCGCTGATCGTCAAGGCTGCCGGCGCGCTTGCCGACCAGGTGGGCGCGCGCTGA
- a CDS encoding flavodoxin family protein, translating into MADFSDLKALFINCTLKASHQGESHTERLMRNSMAIMDANGVTVDYLRAADHRIAHGIMPDMREHGAERDDWPDIFWPKVRDANILVLGTPIWLGEESSFCRMIIERLYAHSSQQNERGQGVFYGKAGGCVVTGNEDGIKHVAMTCLYALQHVGYVIPPQADCGWIGEAGPGASYGDDGAGYDNDFTKRNTTFMSWNLMHMATLLADAGGFPVGGNQPGKWSEGERFDHPEISA; encoded by the coding sequence ATGGCGGATTTCTCCGACCTCAAGGCGCTGTTCATCAACTGCACGCTGAAGGCCAGCCATCAGGGCGAGAGCCACACCGAGCGTCTGATGCGCAATTCCATGGCGATCATGGACGCGAACGGCGTGACGGTCGATTATCTGCGCGCGGCCGATCACCGGATCGCGCACGGCATCATGCCGGACATGCGCGAGCACGGCGCCGAGCGGGACGACTGGCCGGACATTTTCTGGCCGAAGGTGCGCGACGCGAACATTCTCGTCCTCGGCACGCCGATCTGGCTGGGCGAGGAATCCTCGTTCTGCCGCATGATCATCGAGCGGCTCTATGCCCATTCGAGCCAGCAGAACGAGCGCGGTCAGGGCGTCTTCTACGGCAAGGCGGGCGGCTGCGTCGTCACCGGCAACGAGGACGGCATCAAGCACGTCGCCATGACCTGCCTTTACGCGCTGCAGCACGTCGGCTACGTCATCCCGCCGCAGGCCGATTGCGGCTGGATCGGCGAGGCCGGCCCCGGCGCGTCCTATGGCGACGACGGCGCGGGCTACGACAACGATTTCACCAAGCGCAACACCACCTTCATGAGCTGGAACCTGATGCACATGGCCACACTGCTGGCCGATGCGGGCGGATTTCCCGTCGGCGGCAACCAGCCGGGCAAATGGAGCGAGGGCGAGCGCTTCGACCATCCGGAGATCTCGGCGTGA
- a CDS encoding phosphoribosylanthranilate isomerase, producing the protein MSLEIKICGLSTMDALLAATAGGASHAGFIFFAKSPRHVTPEMAAPLAARAREKGVQPVAVTVDADDSKLDAIVEAVQPAMLQLHGAESPGRVVDLKARYGLPVMKAFAVSVPADLDRLGPYAGVADRFLLDARPPRGSDLPGGNGVSFDWSLLERLPAGTPYMLSGGLNADNIAEALAIADPPGIDVSSGVESGPGVKDSALIEAFLLAVAEAQEDRRTAAVGV; encoded by the coding sequence ATGAGCCTCGAGATCAAGATTTGCGGCCTTTCGACGATGGACGCGCTTCTGGCGGCCACAGCCGGCGGCGCGAGCCATGCGGGCTTCATCTTCTTTGCGAAGTCGCCCCGGCACGTCACGCCCGAGATGGCCGCCCCGCTCGCGGCGCGTGCGCGCGAGAAAGGCGTGCAGCCGGTCGCCGTGACGGTCGATGCGGACGACTCCAAGCTCGACGCCATCGTCGAAGCGGTTCAGCCGGCCATGCTGCAGCTTCACGGCGCAGAAAGCCCCGGCCGGGTGGTCGACCTCAAGGCGCGCTACGGCCTGCCGGTCATGAAGGCGTTCGCGGTCAGCGTTCCCGCCGACCTCGACCGGCTCGGCCCCTATGCGGGCGTTGCCGACCGGTTCCTGCTCGACGCAAGACCGCCAAGAGGCTCGGACCTGCCGGGCGGCAACGGCGTCAGCTTCGACTGGTCGTTGCTCGAGCGCCTTCCCGCCGGCACGCCCTACATGCTTTCGGGCGGGCTGAACGCGGACAACATCGCCGAAGCGCTGGCGATCGCGGACCCGCCCGGCATCGATGTCTCCTCGGGCGTCGAGAGCGGGCCGGGCGTCAAGGACAGCGCGCTGATCGAGGCCTTTCTTCTGGCCGTCGCCGAGGCACAGGAAGACCGGCGGACCGCCGCCGTGGGAGTATGA